The DNA segment AAAGCCTAATCCCAGTAATAGATTCGCTACTATAGGAACTTATCCAGACCCCTTTGCCTCTCCAAAACTTTCAAACACTTCTCCAGCGTCAACCGCTTAAACTCCAAATTATATTCCTCTAGCATCTTCATGCAGTTTCTCGCAAGCCTAGGAGCAACCAATATCCCCCTAGCATCGGGAACATCTTTCCTAACATAATCAACGTAATTCTTTAACTGAACGACAGCATCTATACCAGCAACATCTTTCTTAAGCTCGATAACGACAAGACGTCCATTAGCATCGCGAGCATACAAGTCAATAAACCCTGGAACAATACGCCGTTCAAAATCTATAATCCTCAAACCAGCTTCAACAATATCCGGCTCCAAAATTATAGCCTTACGCATATCCTCCTCGTCGCCCTTCATGGAAAAAACGCCCCTATCTACTAAATCAGCCACCAAAACAGAGAAAATTTTCTCAAAATACACAAGCAATGTTTCAAGCGGCTTTTTCCTAACAGCCTTCATGAAAACCCTACCATCCTTTCTTCCAAAAGAAACAATAGAGCCGCTCGGCTGCCAATTAACCGGCTCATAGCCTGAAGGTCTATGCACTAGAACAGAGCCGTCAGGCTTAACAATACAAATCCTCTCTCCCAGAGAAAGTTTGGACGAGGATCTTCCAGTATAGTAAACCTCCATAGAACCAACGATTACTATAAACCTCCTATTTTTCACAGCATCTGAAAGCAGCCTTGTAAAATCTCCCTCAGTATAGAAATCTATCCTACCCATCACGACACCTAAAAACATATATTACATCCTTTAAAATATCACTATCTAAAACGTCTACAAGTTTAAAGCCTATTCTTCTACACTTTCCAACCAGCTCCGCATGCAGATTTACCAGCTTTTTAAGCATAGAAACCACCAGAGAACCCT comes from the Thermoproteales archaeon genome and includes:
- the nucS gene encoding endonuclease NucS translates to MGRIDFYTEGDFTRLLSDAVKNRRFIVIVGSMEVYYTGRSSSKLSLGERICIVKPDGSVLVHRPSGYEPVNWQPSGSIVSFGRKDGRVFMKAVRKKPLETLLVYFEKIFSVLVADLVDRGVFSMKGDEEDMRKAIILEPDIVEAGLRIIDFERRIVPGFIDLYARDANGRLVVIELKKDVAGIDAVVQLKNYVDYVRKDVPDARGILVAPRLARNCMKMLEEYNLEFKRLTLEKCLKVLERQRGLDKFL